A single region of the Pseudomonadota bacterium genome encodes:
- a CDS encoding integration host factor subunit beta, with protein sequence MNKSELIEKLSQRSQINVIQSEEVVNLIYRKMRDTLISGGRIEIRGFGSFVVKEYGAYEGRNPKTGEKIPVPPKKLPFFKVGKELKERIDVITAAAA encoded by the coding sequence GTGAATAAATCAGAACTTATTGAGAAGCTTTCGCAACGTTCTCAGATCAACGTTATTCAGTCAGAGGAGGTTGTTAACCTGATTTATCGCAAGATGCGAGATACCCTGATCAGTGGTGGTCGTATAGAGATCCGCGGATTCGGAAGCTTCGTAGTCAAGGAGTACGGAGCCTACGAAGGTCGTAACCCAAAGACCGGCGAGAAGATCCCAGTTCCACCCAAGAAGTTACCCTTCTTTAAGGTAGGTAAGGAGCTCAAGGAGCGTATCGACGTTATAACAGCCGCGGCAGCGTAG
- a CDS encoding CBS domain-containing protein: MKPMPHIISYMTPLPHSIEASRSIQEARAIMNSESIRHLPVVSEGQLVGMLSERDLKLAFAIAATTESEESLTVGDVCNLEALVVEYDTPIDQVLLQLSELRVGSALVTRNGKLVGILTTSDIFRSFAEFLKMAYPDA; the protein is encoded by the coding sequence ATGAAACCGATGCCTCACATTATCTCGTACATGACCCCTCTGCCACATTCAATTGAGGCATCCCGATCTATCCAGGAGGCGCGTGCGATCATGAACAGTGAGAGTATTCGTCACCTGCCGGTTGTCTCCGAGGGACAGCTCGTAGGCATGTTATCGGAGCGCGATCTAAAACTTGCGTTTGCAATCGCTGCAACGACCGAGTCTGAGGAGTCCCTGACCGTTGGAGATGTATGCAATCTAGAGGCCCTCGTTGTCGAGTACGATACCCCGATTGATCAGGTACTCCTGCAGCTTTCAGAGCTACGCGTTGGCTCGGCGCTCGTTACCCGTAACGGAAAGCTGGTGGGGATACTAACAACATCGGATATCTTCCGTAGCTTTGCCGAATTTCTAAAGATGGCGTATCCGGACGCGTAA
- a CDS encoding rRNA methyltransferase has translation MPTSNSPTTSRTSKPTIISIRKQENNFQRAEVIKRNREKRTQHAQFLVEGVAQINIAVKHGWRVYAFIYADDRALSSWAEALLDSNIAEQHWELSADLLGALSDKDEPSELLAIIETRTLTPSAIQPKQDGLVVVFDRPSSPGNLGSSIRSAHAFGADGIIITGHAVDIYDPFVVRGSMGAIFGMPVSTAPSHTDVQAWVAAARATGFNYKVVGSSSRSEEQLSQCALSGPTLLVLGNETVGMSRGYKEMCDTTVTIPIVGELSSINVSCAASILLYEVSRQRAADNRGAN, from the coding sequence ATGCCAACCTCCAATAGCCCTACTACATCCAGAACCTCAAAGCCCACCATTATCTCCATCCGGAAGCAGGAGAACAACTTTCAGCGCGCTGAGGTAATTAAGCGCAATCGGGAAAAACGCACCCAACACGCTCAGTTTCTGGTTGAGGGGGTGGCCCAGATCAATATAGCAGTCAAACATGGCTGGCGGGTCTACGCCTTTATCTATGCTGACGATCGCGCCCTCTCCTCCTGGGCAGAGGCCCTGCTGGACTCCAACATAGCAGAGCAGCACTGGGAGCTATCCGCAGATCTATTGGGGGCCCTTAGCGATAAGGACGAGCCATCAGAGCTGCTTGCAATCATTGAGACACGCACCCTTACCCCTAGCGCCATCCAGCCCAAGCAGGACGGCCTGGTGGTTGTTTTTGACCGTCCGAGCAGCCCAGGCAACCTCGGATCATCAATTCGTTCGGCGCACGCCTTTGGCGCAGATGGTATTATCATAACGGGCCATGCCGTAGATATCTACGATCCATTCGTAGTGCGGGGCAGTATGGGAGCGATCTTCGGCATGCCGGTTAGCACGGCACCCTCTCATACCGATGTGCAAGCGTGGGTGGCCGCTGCACGGGCAACGGGATTCAACTACAAGGTCGTGGGTAGCAGCAGCAGGTCAGAGGAACAGCTCTCTCAATGTGCCCTCTCTGGGCCTACCCTGCTTGTACTTGGCAACGAGACGGTTGGCATGTCTCGGGGATACAAGGAGATGTGTGACACAACTGTGACGATCCCAATAGTAGGTGAGCTCTCTTCAATAAATGTTAGCTGCGCAGCCTCTATACTGTTATATGAGGTATCTCGGCAGCGGGCTGCCGATAACCGTGGTGCAAATTAA
- a CDS encoding DnaJ domain-containing protein: MQTPKPTALALILAIVYLIWPIDLIPDLFGPVGRIDDLLVIALVAWQAYKYARAQKTPNTENSTPPNMEEHNKDAYEIFALQKGASSSEIEARYKELARQYHPDKVAHLGIDLQKLAHEKMIEIQRAYDELLAKATRG, translated from the coding sequence ATGCAAACACCCAAACCAACCGCCCTCGCCCTTATCCTGGCGATAGTGTACCTAATCTGGCCTATAGATTTAATCCCAGACCTCTTTGGCCCAGTGGGCCGCATAGATGATCTACTTGTGATCGCCTTGGTTGCTTGGCAGGCCTATAAATATGCGCGCGCTCAAAAAACCCCTAACACTGAAAACTCTACTCCCCCCAATATGGAGGAGCACAACAAAGATGCGTATGAGATCTTTGCTCTTCAGAAAGGGGCCTCTAGTTCTGAGATCGAGGCGCGCTATAAGGAGCTGGCGCGCCAATATCATCCCGATAAGGTGGCGCATCTAGGGATTGATCTACAGAAGTTAGCGCATGAGAAGATGATCGAGATCCAGCGCGCCTATGATGAGCTGTTAGCTAAAGCTACCAGAGGTTAA